One genomic window of Solanum dulcamara chromosome 12, daSolDulc1.2, whole genome shotgun sequence includes the following:
- the LOC129877629 gene encoding very-long-chain aldehyde decarbonylase CER1-like isoform X1 translates to MATTPGFLTDWPWKHLGSFKYGILAPWIGQSVYYFVTKEEYERDWTNFLIFPFLLSRMLHNQLWISFSRYRTAKGNNRIVDKGIEFDQVDRESNWDDQIILSGILLYLFNTLTSGASKLPLWRSDGVLMSIILHAGPVEFLYYWLHRALHHHYLYSRYHSHHHSSIVTEPITSVIHPFAEHIAYFMLFAIPTLTAVFTGTASLSSLFGYITYIDLMNNMGHCNFEFIPKWIFSIIPPLKYLMYTPSYHSLHHTQFRTNYSLFMPIYDNIYGTMDKSTDSIYEKSLKRQEDSPDVVHLTHLTTPESIYHLRLGFSSLASMPENHKWYIWFMWPLTLWTMITNCIYGRTFILERNTLEKFNFQSWAIPRYNLQYLLKWQSQAINSFIEDAILQAEEKGSKVLSLGLLNQDEELNRNGEVYIERHPKIKIKVVDGSSLAVAVVLNSIPKGTTQVLFRGNLTKVAFSLASALSQRGIQVATLYKSDYEKLKLATTSSQSNFVLSNTFDQKIWIVGDGLTEEEQMKAGKGTLFVPFSQLPPKKARHDCFYHHPPAMLAPPSLQNLHACENWLPRRAMSAPRVAGIVHALEGWNVHECGDKMIDVDKIWEASIKHGFKTLAFAE, encoded by the exons ATGGCTACTACTCCTGGATTTCTCACTGATTGGCCTTGGAAGCACCTTGGTAGCTTTAAG TACGGCATTTTGGCTCCATGGATTGGTCAGAGCGTCTATTATTTTGTAACAAAAGAGGAATATGAGAGAGATTGGACCAACTTTCTCATATTCCCTTTTCTACTGTCAAGAATGCTTCACAATCAGCTGTGGATAAGCTTCTCCCGTTATCGAACTGCCAAAGGCAATAACCGCATTGTTGACAAAGGCATTGAGTTTGATCAAGTTGATCGAGAAAGCAACTG GGATGATCAAATTATATTGAGCGgtattttgttatatttgttcaaTACGTTGACTAGTGGAGCTTCAAAATTGCCATTGTGGAGATCAGATGGTGTGTTGATGTCAATAATCCTTCATGCGGGTCCTGTTGAATTTCTCTATTATTGGCTTCACAGAGCATTGCACCATCATTATCTCTACTCTAGATATCATTCTCATCATCACTCTTCCATTGTTACTGAACCCATCACAT CTGTGATTCATCCATTTGCTGAGCATATAGCATATTTCATGCTATTTGCTATTCCAACTTTAACAGCAGTGTTTACTGGGACTGCTTCTCTGTCTTCTCTCTTTGGATACATTACTTATATTGATCTCATGAATAACATGGGACACTGCAACTTTGAGTTCATTCCCAAGTGGATTTTCTCCATCATTCCCCCTCTCAAATATTTGATGTATACACCATC GTATCACTCCTTGCATCATACTCAATTTCGTACAAATTATTCGCTGTTTATGCCAATTTATGACAATATCTATGGGACAATGGACAAGTCTACTGATTCGATATATGAAAAGTCACTAAAGAGGCAAGAAGATTCACCTGATGTGGTACATTTGACTCATTTGACTACCCCAGAATCCATCTACCATCTCAGGCTAGGATTTTCGTCATTGGCCTCAATGCCTGAAAACCATAAATGGTACATTTGGTTCATGTGGCCACTGACTTTGTGGACTATGATCACCAACTGTATCTACGGACGCACTTTCATTTTGGAAAGAAATACCTTGGAAAAGTTTAATTTCCAATCTTGGGCCATACCAAGATACAATTTACAG TACTTGTTGAAATGGCAATCACAAGCTATTAATAGCTTCATAGAGGATGCTATACTACAAGCAGAAGAAAAAGGTTCCAAGGTCTTGAGTCTTGGCCTTTTAAACCAG GATGAGGAACTTAACAGAAATGGAGAAGTTTACATAGAAAGGCACCCTAAAATAAAGATCAAGGTGGTGGATGGAAGCAGCTTGGCAGTTGCTGTTGTGCTAAACAGCATTCCAAAAGGGACAACACAAGTGCTTTTCAGAGGAAATCTTACTAAAGTTGCCTTTTCTCTTGCCTCTGCTCTGTCTCAAAGGGGCATCCAG GTGGCTACTTTGTACAAAAGTGACTACGAGAAACTAAAACTTGCTACAACTAGTTCTCAGAGTAATTTCGTGTTGTCAAACACATTTGATCAAAAG ATATGGATAGTTGGAGATGGATTAACAGAAGAAGAGCAAATGAAGGCAGGAAAAGGGACACTTTTCGTCCCATTCTCACAGTTGCCTCCTAAGAAAGCTCGTCATGACTGCTTCTATCACCACCCTCCTGCAATGCTAGCTCCACCTTCTCTTCAAAACTTGCATGCTTGTGAG AATTGGCTTCCAAGAAGAGCAATGAGTGCGCCAAGAGTAGCTGGAATTGTGCATGCCTTAGAAGGATGGAATGTACATGAGTGTGGAGATAAGATGATTGACGTTGACAAGATTTGGGAAGCCAGCATCAAGCATGGATTCAAAACTTTAGCTTTTGCTGAATGA
- the LOC129877629 gene encoding very-long-chain aldehyde decarbonylase CER1-like isoform X2: MKYNTQYGILAPWIGQSVYYFVTKEEYERDWTNFLIFPFLLSRMLHNQLWISFSRYRTAKGNNRIVDKGIEFDQVDRESNWDDQIILSGILLYLFNTLTSGASKLPLWRSDGVLMSIILHAGPVEFLYYWLHRALHHHYLYSRYHSHHHSSIVTEPITSVIHPFAEHIAYFMLFAIPTLTAVFTGTASLSSLFGYITYIDLMNNMGHCNFEFIPKWIFSIIPPLKYLMYTPSYHSLHHTQFRTNYSLFMPIYDNIYGTMDKSTDSIYEKSLKRQEDSPDVVHLTHLTTPESIYHLRLGFSSLASMPENHKWYIWFMWPLTLWTMITNCIYGRTFILERNTLEKFNFQSWAIPRYNLQYLLKWQSQAINSFIEDAILQAEEKGSKVLSLGLLNQDEELNRNGEVYIERHPKIKIKVVDGSSLAVAVVLNSIPKGTTQVLFRGNLTKVAFSLASALSQRGIQVATLYKSDYEKLKLATTSSQSNFVLSNTFDQKIWIVGDGLTEEEQMKAGKGTLFVPFSQLPPKKARHDCFYHHPPAMLAPPSLQNLHACENWLPRRAMSAPRVAGIVHALEGWNVHECGDKMIDVDKIWEASIKHGFKTLAFAE; encoded by the exons ATGAAATACAACACACAG TACGGCATTTTGGCTCCATGGATTGGTCAGAGCGTCTATTATTTTGTAACAAAAGAGGAATATGAGAGAGATTGGACCAACTTTCTCATATTCCCTTTTCTACTGTCAAGAATGCTTCACAATCAGCTGTGGATAAGCTTCTCCCGTTATCGAACTGCCAAAGGCAATAACCGCATTGTTGACAAAGGCATTGAGTTTGATCAAGTTGATCGAGAAAGCAACTG GGATGATCAAATTATATTGAGCGgtattttgttatatttgttcaaTACGTTGACTAGTGGAGCTTCAAAATTGCCATTGTGGAGATCAGATGGTGTGTTGATGTCAATAATCCTTCATGCGGGTCCTGTTGAATTTCTCTATTATTGGCTTCACAGAGCATTGCACCATCATTATCTCTACTCTAGATATCATTCTCATCATCACTCTTCCATTGTTACTGAACCCATCACAT CTGTGATTCATCCATTTGCTGAGCATATAGCATATTTCATGCTATTTGCTATTCCAACTTTAACAGCAGTGTTTACTGGGACTGCTTCTCTGTCTTCTCTCTTTGGATACATTACTTATATTGATCTCATGAATAACATGGGACACTGCAACTTTGAGTTCATTCCCAAGTGGATTTTCTCCATCATTCCCCCTCTCAAATATTTGATGTATACACCATC GTATCACTCCTTGCATCATACTCAATTTCGTACAAATTATTCGCTGTTTATGCCAATTTATGACAATATCTATGGGACAATGGACAAGTCTACTGATTCGATATATGAAAAGTCACTAAAGAGGCAAGAAGATTCACCTGATGTGGTACATTTGACTCATTTGACTACCCCAGAATCCATCTACCATCTCAGGCTAGGATTTTCGTCATTGGCCTCAATGCCTGAAAACCATAAATGGTACATTTGGTTCATGTGGCCACTGACTTTGTGGACTATGATCACCAACTGTATCTACGGACGCACTTTCATTTTGGAAAGAAATACCTTGGAAAAGTTTAATTTCCAATCTTGGGCCATACCAAGATACAATTTACAG TACTTGTTGAAATGGCAATCACAAGCTATTAATAGCTTCATAGAGGATGCTATACTACAAGCAGAAGAAAAAGGTTCCAAGGTCTTGAGTCTTGGCCTTTTAAACCAG GATGAGGAACTTAACAGAAATGGAGAAGTTTACATAGAAAGGCACCCTAAAATAAAGATCAAGGTGGTGGATGGAAGCAGCTTGGCAGTTGCTGTTGTGCTAAACAGCATTCCAAAAGGGACAACACAAGTGCTTTTCAGAGGAAATCTTACTAAAGTTGCCTTTTCTCTTGCCTCTGCTCTGTCTCAAAGGGGCATCCAG GTGGCTACTTTGTACAAAAGTGACTACGAGAAACTAAAACTTGCTACAACTAGTTCTCAGAGTAATTTCGTGTTGTCAAACACATTTGATCAAAAG ATATGGATAGTTGGAGATGGATTAACAGAAGAAGAGCAAATGAAGGCAGGAAAAGGGACACTTTTCGTCCCATTCTCACAGTTGCCTCCTAAGAAAGCTCGTCATGACTGCTTCTATCACCACCCTCCTGCAATGCTAGCTCCACCTTCTCTTCAAAACTTGCATGCTTGTGAG AATTGGCTTCCAAGAAGAGCAATGAGTGCGCCAAGAGTAGCTGGAATTGTGCATGCCTTAGAAGGATGGAATGTACATGAGTGTGGAGATAAGATGATTGACGTTGACAAGATTTGGGAAGCCAGCATCAAGCATGGATTCAAAACTTTAGCTTTTGCTGAATGA